One Candidatus Binataceae bacterium genomic window carries:
- the hrcA gene encoding heat-inducible transcriptional repressor HrcA, with amino-acid sequence MVSEDWRDEVARRRHALLLAVVDDFVKTAEPVGSHHLAARYALGVKAATVRAMMAELERENYLYQPYTSAGRIPTDKGFRYYVDHLRPGWRISQQDKTHIEYHYSARERDLSALLRDTSHLLALLSGQVAVVVTPRFEAIELAEVAFTRLRQRQVLTVLVAAGAIHQRVIETERDYSSEELQRVASYLNRIIEGRTLDEARALIEAALGEESSSHDRFVREALRLGEAAVSAPVPVDVLIEGGAKVVHQPEFDDPGKLRQLVEALEDKSALLGLLENTLEGESVDVSIGSEHAPRLSDLSMVGAPYRHGSAPVGALAVLGPVRMDYGRVIALVDYTARALSRALES; translated from the coding sequence ATGGTTAGCGAGGATTGGCGCGACGAGGTGGCACGGCGCCGGCATGCGCTGTTGCTGGCGGTGGTCGACGACTTTGTGAAAACCGCTGAGCCGGTCGGCTCCCATCATTTGGCGGCGCGGTACGCCTTGGGGGTGAAGGCGGCCACGGTACGTGCGATGATGGCTGAGTTGGAGCGCGAGAATTACCTCTACCAGCCCTATACTTCGGCCGGACGCATTCCCACCGACAAAGGCTTTCGCTATTACGTGGACCACCTCAGGCCGGGCTGGCGTATCAGCCAGCAAGATAAGACTCATATCGAATACCATTACTCGGCCCGCGAGCGGGACCTGAGCGCCCTCTTGCGTGATACTAGCCACCTGTTGGCGCTGCTCTCGGGCCAAGTGGCAGTGGTGGTCACACCGCGCTTCGAGGCAATCGAGCTGGCCGAAGTCGCCTTCACTCGCCTGCGCCAGCGCCAGGTGCTGACCGTGTTGGTCGCCGCCGGCGCAATTCATCAACGCGTGATCGAAACCGAACGCGATTACTCCAGCGAAGAACTGCAGCGGGTGGCGAGCTATCTTAACCGGATCATCGAAGGACGCACCTTAGACGAGGCGCGCGCTCTAATCGAGGCCGCGCTGGGAGAAGAGAGCAGCAGTCATGACCGCTTCGTGCGTGAAGCGCTGCGGCTGGGCGAGGCGGCCGTCAGCGCCCCGGTACCAGTGGACGTGCTGATCGAGGGCGGAGCCAAGGTCGTGCATCAGCCCGAATTCGACGATCCCGGCAAGTTGCGGCAATTGGTGGAGGCGCTGGAGGACAAGAGCGCCCTGCTGGGCCTATTGGAAAATACCCTGGAGGGCGAGAGCGTGGATGTCTCCATCGGCTCCGAACACGCCCCTCGATTGAGCGATCTCAGCATGGTGGGAGCGCCCTACCGTCACGGCTCAGCGCCAGTGGGCGCGCTGGCCGTCTTGGGGCCGGTGCGGATGGACTATGGACGGGTCATCGCGCTGGTGGACTACACCGCCCGGGCGCTCTCGCGCGCGCTCGAATCCTGA
- the grpE gene encoding nucleotide exchange factor GrpE, whose amino-acid sequence MTEHKHHGRPQREEGQEQPHGTAEEETAQSQLQHDHDSQPERSAELERELVQLREELEQVRRTCTQREQEVAELKDKFLRAVAEADNSRKRIRQQADETVRLQRESLLRDLLAIVDNLERAVAAARGGGNGKPIVEGVEMVLRSMIDFLRSHGVTQLSALGQPFDPLLHEAVDQIESDQHQPNTVVDEFVRGYQVGDRLLRPARVAVAKLPSAGKTGEEPEES is encoded by the coding sequence ATGACGGAGCATAAGCATCATGGCCGTCCCCAACGCGAGGAGGGCCAGGAACAGCCGCACGGCACGGCCGAGGAAGAAACTGCCCAAAGCCAACTTCAGCACGACCATGACTCGCAACCGGAGCGGAGCGCTGAGCTGGAGCGAGAGCTGGTCCAGCTCCGCGAGGAATTGGAGCAAGTGCGCCGGACTTGCACCCAGCGCGAGCAGGAAGTGGCGGAACTCAAGGACAAATTTCTGCGCGCCGTGGCCGAAGCCGACAACAGCCGCAAACGGATCCGCCAACAGGCCGATGAAACTGTCCGGCTGCAACGCGAGAGTTTGCTGCGCGATTTGCTGGCAATTGTCGATAATCTAGAACGTGCGGTGGCGGCCGCGCGCGGGGGCGGCAATGGCAAGCCCATCGTCGAAGGAGTCGAGATGGTGCTGCGCTCGATGATTGACTTTCTGCGCAGCCACGGGGTCACCCAGCTAAGCGCGCTGGGACAGCCCTTCGATCCGCTCCTGCACGAGGCGGTAGACCAGATAGAAAGCGATCAGCATCAGCCCAATACTGTGGTTGACGAATTTGTACGCGGTTACCAGGTGGGCGATCGTTTGCTGCGCCCGGCCCGGGTAGCGGTAGCCAAGCTACCCAGCGCCGGCAAGACCGGCGAGGAGCCGGAGGAAAGCTAG
- the dnaK gene encoding molecular chaperone DnaK, whose amino-acid sequence MAKVIGIDLGTTNSCVAIMEGGDPVVIANSEGSRTTPSVVAFTESGERLVGQIAKRQAITNPTNTVFAIKRLMGRRFEDPEVQKALKVLPYKVAKNDDGAAWVDIRGKRYSPPEISAFILQKMKQTAEDYLGEKVTEAVITVPAYFNDSQRQATKDAGRIAGLDVLRIINEPTAASLAYGLDKKKDEKIAVFDLGGGTFDISILELGEGVFEVKATNGDTFLGGEDFDQRVIDYLADEFRKDQGIDLRQDRMALQRLKEAAEKAKCELSTVMETDINLPFITADQSGPKHLTMKLTRAKLEALCADLLDRLEEPCRIALRDAGLKTSEINEVVLVGGMTRMPAVQERVRRLFGREGHKGVNPDEVVAVGAAIQGGVLKGEVKDVLLLDVTPLSLGIETLGGVFTKLIEKNTTIPTRKGQVFSTAQDNQTAVTIRVFQGEREMAADNKLLGQFDLIGIPPAPRGMPQVEVTFDIDANGIVNVHAKDLGTNKEQSIRITASSGLTEDEIKKMVRDAEAHAEEDKRKRAAIEARNKLDNLIYTTEKSLKEYGENLDAAARKTVDDALSSARAKLESQNPDELNRASEALSEASHKLAEAMYSKARTQSEAAGGAAGNASGSQASGGGEQPPKDDVVDADYREVKD is encoded by the coding sequence ATGGCGAAAGTAATCGGCATCGACCTGGGGACCACTAATAGCTGCGTCGCAATCATGGAGGGTGGTGACCCGGTTGTTATCGCGAATTCCGAGGGCAGCCGGACCACCCCGTCGGTAGTCGCGTTCACCGAGTCCGGTGAGCGCTTGGTGGGGCAGATCGCCAAGCGGCAGGCGATCACCAACCCCACCAACACCGTCTTCGCAATCAAGCGCCTGATGGGCCGTCGCTTCGAGGATCCTGAGGTCCAAAAAGCGCTGAAGGTGCTGCCCTACAAGGTGGCCAAGAACGACGACGGTGCAGCTTGGGTGGATATTCGTGGCAAGCGCTATAGTCCCCCCGAGATTTCGGCCTTTATTTTGCAAAAAATGAAACAGACGGCCGAGGACTACCTGGGCGAAAAAGTCACCGAGGCGGTCATCACGGTACCGGCCTATTTTAACGACAGCCAGCGCCAAGCCACCAAGGATGCCGGCCGGATCGCCGGTTTGGATGTCCTGCGGATCATCAACGAACCCACCGCGGCCTCGCTAGCCTACGGCCTGGACAAGAAGAAAGACGAAAAAATCGCAGTCTTCGACCTCGGCGGTGGCACCTTCGACATCTCGATTCTGGAGTTGGGCGAAGGAGTCTTCGAAGTCAAGGCGACCAATGGCGACACTTTCTTGGGCGGCGAGGATTTCGACCAACGAGTGATTGATTATCTGGCCGACGAATTTCGCAAGGACCAGGGCATCGATCTGCGTCAGGATCGGATGGCGCTGCAGCGGCTCAAGGAAGCAGCGGAAAAGGCCAAGTGCGAATTATCTACCGTGATGGAGACCGATATCAATCTGCCCTTCATCACCGCCGACCAGTCTGGTCCCAAACATCTGACCATGAAGCTGACCCGAGCCAAGCTGGAGGCGCTGTGTGCCGACCTGCTGGACCGGCTCGAAGAGCCCTGCCGGATAGCCTTGCGCGACGCGGGACTGAAGACTTCGGAAATCAACGAGGTGGTGCTGGTAGGCGGCATGACCCGGATGCCTGCGGTGCAGGAGCGGGTGCGCCGCCTGTTCGGGCGCGAGGGGCACAAGGGGGTCAACCCCGACGAAGTGGTGGCGGTGGGCGCCGCTATCCAGGGCGGCGTGCTCAAGGGCGAGGTCAAAGATGTCCTGTTGCTGGACGTGACTCCGCTTTCGCTGGGAATCGAGACCTTGGGTGGTGTATTCACCAAATTGATCGAGAAAAACACCACTATCCCGACTCGCAAAGGGCAGGTTTTTTCCACTGCCCAGGACAACCAGACCGCGGTTACCATCCGAGTGTTCCAGGGCGAACGGGAGATGGCTGCTGACAACAAGCTGTTGGGTCAATTCGACTTGATAGGGATTCCGCCCGCACCGCGTGGGATGCCGCAGGTGGAGGTCACCTTCGATATCGACGCCAACGGGATCGTCAATGTGCACGCCAAGGATTTAGGCACCAATAAGGAGCAATCGATCCGGATTACCGCATCCTCCGGCCTGACTGAGGACGAGATCAAGAAAATGGTGCGTGACGCCGAGGCGCACGCCGAAGAGGACAAGCGCAAACGGGCGGCTATCGAGGCTCGCAACAAGCTCGACAACCTAATCTACACCACCGAGAAATCGCTCAAGGAATACGGAGAGAACTTGGACGCAGCTGCGCGCAAGACGGTGGACGATGCCCTGAGCTCCGCGCGCGCCAAGTTGGAATCGCAAAACCCCGACGAACTTAATCGGGCTTCTGAGGCCCTGAGCGAGGCCTCGCATAAGCTGGCCGAGGCGATGTACAGCAAGGCGCGGACCCAGTCCGAAGCAGCCGGTGGCGCAGCGGGCAATGCCAGCGGCAGCCAAGCCAGCGGCGGCGGAGAACAGCCGCCCAAGGACGATGTAGTGGACGCCGATTATCGCGAGGTCAAGGACTAA
- the dnaJ gene encoding molecular chaperone DnaJ — translation MAVNNKRDYYEVLGLARGAGEDEIKKAYRRLAIQFHPDRNPGNRQAEERFKEINEAYQVLSDPEKRLQYDRFGHAAFQGPQGPGGFGGFDFSQGFEDVFSDIFGDFFGTGRGRSRSRSRRGDDLRYDLEVEFEEAHRGADKIIKIDRLTLCEACNGSRTAAGSAGMRACPNCRGSGQVRTQQGFFSISTTCAQCRGEGSIISDPCPKCQGQGRLRKRQSLSVHIPPGVDNGSRLKLRGEGEAGFGGGMAGDLYVVIQVKEHPIFARQDNDVVVEVPISFPQAALGADIDVPTLDGKVKFKVPAGTQSGKVFRLKGKGFADLHGYGRGDELVRLVVETPRRLTLRQRELLEEFAQISGEEVTHPLSKGFVDKIREMFG, via the coding sequence ATGGCGGTTAACAACAAGCGGGATTATTATGAGGTCCTCGGCTTGGCGCGAGGGGCCGGCGAGGACGAGATCAAAAAAGCCTATCGCCGTTTGGCCATCCAGTTTCATCCCGACCGTAATCCCGGCAATCGCCAGGCCGAGGAGCGCTTCAAGGAAATCAACGAAGCCTACCAGGTGCTTTCCGACCCGGAAAAGCGCCTGCAGTACGATCGTTTCGGCCACGCCGCTTTTCAAGGTCCCCAAGGGCCCGGCGGTTTTGGCGGGTTTGACTTCTCCCAGGGTTTCGAAGACGTTTTTTCCGACATTTTTGGCGATTTCTTCGGCACCGGCCGCGGTCGCTCGCGCTCGCGCAGCCGCCGCGGCGACGATTTGCGCTATGACCTAGAGGTCGAATTCGAAGAGGCTCATCGCGGCGCCGACAAAATCATCAAAATCGACCGACTAACGCTGTGCGAAGCCTGCAATGGCTCCCGCACCGCTGCGGGCAGCGCGGGGATGCGAGCTTGTCCCAATTGCCGAGGCTCGGGACAGGTGCGCACTCAGCAGGGCTTCTTTTCCATCTCCACCACCTGCGCCCAATGCCGCGGTGAAGGATCGATCATTTCCGACCCTTGCCCCAAATGTCAGGGACAAGGCCGACTGCGTAAGCGCCAATCGCTCTCCGTGCATATCCCGCCCGGCGTGGACAACGGTTCACGCCTGAAACTGCGCGGCGAGGGCGAGGCAGGGTTCGGAGGCGGAATGGCAGGTGACCTGTATGTGGTCATCCAGGTCAAAGAACATCCCATCTTCGCCCGCCAGGACAACGACGTGGTAGTCGAAGTCCCTATCAGCTTCCCGCAGGCTGCGCTGGGCGCGGACATCGACGTGCCCACCCTGGATGGCAAAGTTAAGTTCAAGGTCCCTGCGGGGACCCAATCGGGCAAAGTCTTCCGCCTCAAGGGCAAGGGCTTTGCCGATCTGCACGGTTATGGCCGTGGCGACGAACTGGTCCGCCTGGTGGTGGAAACACCGCGCCGACTGACCCTGCGCCAACGTGAGTTGCTTGAGGAGTTCGCGCAGATCTCTGGGGAAGAAGTCACCCACCCCCTCTCCAAGGGGTTCGTGGATAAGATTCGCGAGATGTTTGGCTGA
- a CDS encoding cupin domain-containing protein, translating to MAAGSIQPAQTLDDLYAQMRAQEQNRSPSFFHLRAQLPLQGRTHLPLATTDRMRVWLKTYASGGENELHAHPLEDHVFVVLQGAAEFHDREGTAWQVEKLDGVFLPRGAFYWFKTVSDEPLVMLRVGAIAPGADLMKDGRIDVNGQPMSGYSVENKEVPLILSDRWFE from the coding sequence ATGGCAGCAGGCTCGATCCAACCCGCCCAAACCCTCGACGATCTCTACGCCCAAATGAGGGCACAGGAGCAAAACCGCAGTCCCAGCTTCTTCCATCTGCGCGCCCAGCTCCCGCTTCAGGGCCGCACCCACCTGCCGCTGGCGACCACCGATCGGATGCGGGTGTGGCTGAAGACCTACGCCTCCGGCGGGGAGAACGAACTTCACGCCCATCCCTTGGAAGATCACGTATTCGTAGTGTTACAAGGTGCGGCTGAATTCCATGACCGCGAGGGCACGGCTTGGCAGGTGGAAAAACTGGACGGCGTCTTTTTGCCGCGTGGCGCCTTCTATTGGTTCAAGACTGTAAGCGACGAACCGCTCGTGATGCTACGCGTGGGTGCGATCGCGCCCGGCGCCGACTTGATGAAGGACGGGCGAATCGACGTCAACGGCCAGCCAATGAGCGGCTATTCGGTCGAAAACAAGGAAGTACCGCTGATCCTGAGCGATCGTTGGTTCGAGTAG
- a CDS encoding DNA translocase FtsK produces MGGRVISARGTSQEPLVLSTPLRNGMGRELIALALLAAALFAGLSLLAAPRDTAFCGPWGLALATALVTRLGLGAVGVCLLAGWLAWRIWRNLQWMAAVRLIAGGALVLGALMVAAGLVATPMAAGYWGLWAAGWLMRSAGITGAYLVVSLGLICGVAMLTRRPPTALAVILASSLSRALPWRRRPDKGDPVDDLQAVPIELGLTQEDLPVPPAPRGAIELLASMLWSKPEEAAPERAAAKPRAGKFKLPPLALLDTPPSEHTKVDETALQRSAQMLEQKLGDFGVEGQVVAVQPGPVVTMYKFEPASGIKVSQIVNLADDLSMALRALAIRIQAPVPGEAVVGIEVPNRKREKVYLREILESEEFAAARSHLTIALGKDIAGHPVVADLARMPHLLIAGATGTGKSVSIHTMISSILFNATADDVRFILIDPKMLELSVYEHIPHLLVPVLVDPDKAAAALLWAVREMERRYRVMRDMAVRNIDGYNQAIEAGQRGLAERGQLAFDGDPNEAPIVHQRMPKLVIVIDELADLILTEGKNVERDITRLAQKARAAGIHLLLATQRPSVDVLTGLIKANLPARISLQTASRVDSRTILDNIGAERLLGEGDMLFMPPGTAKLRRLHGPFVSENEIRKVTDYLRRQGSPTYQMEILETARDDAEAVEEGYERDPMYDEAVRIVTETNQASISMIQRRLRVGYNRAARMVEQMEREGLVAPADGARPREVRIGSHRGS; encoded by the coding sequence GTGGGTGGTCGAGTTATAAGCGCGCGCGGCACGTCCCAGGAGCCGCTGGTTCTGAGCACGCCCTTGCGCAATGGGATGGGGCGCGAATTGATTGCCCTGGCACTTTTGGCCGCTGCGCTCTTTGCCGGATTAAGCCTGCTCGCCGCCCCTCGTGACACCGCCTTTTGCGGCCCCTGGGGGCTGGCCCTGGCGACTGCCTTGGTGACCCGGCTGGGGCTGGGGGCGGTAGGTGTCTGCCTGCTGGCCGGATGGTTGGCGTGGCGAATCTGGCGCAATCTCCAATGGATGGCGGCGGTGCGCTTGATTGCCGGCGGTGCCCTCGTCCTGGGGGCGCTGATGGTGGCGGCCGGGTTGGTCGCCACGCCGATGGCTGCTGGGTACTGGGGGCTCTGGGCCGCCGGTTGGCTGATGCGTTCGGCGGGTATCACGGGCGCCTACCTTGTGGTCAGCCTGGGCCTTATCTGCGGTGTTGCCATGCTCACTCGCCGTCCGCCGACCGCTCTGGCGGTCATCCTGGCCTCCAGTTTGTCCCGCGCCTTACCCTGGCGTCGAAGGCCCGATAAAGGCGACCCGGTGGATGACCTTCAGGCGGTTCCAATCGAATTGGGCCTAACCCAAGAAGACCTGCCTGTGCCGCCGGCGCCGCGCGGTGCGATCGAGCTCTTGGCCTCGATGCTGTGGAGCAAGCCCGAGGAAGCTGCGCCGGAGCGCGCGGCCGCTAAGCCGCGTGCGGGCAAGTTCAAGCTACCGCCCCTGGCGTTGCTCGACACGCCTCCGTCCGAGCACACCAAAGTGGACGAGACCGCCCTGCAGCGTAGTGCGCAGATGCTGGAGCAAAAGCTGGGTGATTTTGGGGTCGAAGGGCAAGTGGTCGCGGTTCAGCCCGGCCCCGTGGTCACGATGTATAAATTCGAGCCGGCCTCGGGGATTAAGGTAAGCCAGATTGTCAATCTGGCCGATGACCTGTCGATGGCCTTGCGAGCCCTGGCGATCCGAATTCAGGCGCCAGTGCCGGGCGAGGCGGTTGTGGGGATCGAGGTTCCCAACCGCAAGCGCGAGAAAGTCTATTTGCGCGAGATCCTAGAAAGCGAGGAGTTCGCGGCCGCCCGCAGCCATCTGACTATCGCTCTGGGCAAGGATATCGCCGGCCACCCGGTGGTGGCTGACTTAGCCCGTATGCCGCATCTGCTGATCGCGGGAGCGACCGGGACGGGCAAGTCCGTCTCGATCCACACCATGATCTCCTCGATTCTATTCAACGCCACCGCCGACGACGTCCGCTTCATTTTGATTGATCCCAAGATGCTGGAGTTGTCGGTGTACGAACATATTCCCCATCTGCTGGTGCCGGTGCTGGTGGATCCCGATAAGGCAGCGGCGGCACTGTTGTGGGCGGTGCGGGAGATGGAGCGCCGTTACCGAGTAATGCGCGATATGGCGGTGCGCAATATCGACGGCTACAACCAGGCAATCGAGGCAGGTCAGCGGGGGCTGGCCGAACGCGGCCAACTCGCCTTCGACGGCGATCCCAACGAAGCCCCGATCGTCCATCAGCGGATGCCCAAGCTGGTGATCGTTATCGACGAATTGGCCGATCTGATCCTGACCGAAGGTAAAAACGTCGAGCGCGACATCACTCGCTTGGCGCAAAAAGCGCGTGCGGCCGGAATCCATCTGCTGCTGGCAACCCAGCGTCCCTCGGTCGATGTTCTCACCGGTCTTATCAAGGCCAACCTGCCCGCGCGGATCTCATTGCAGACCGCCTCGCGGGTGGATTCGCGCACGATTTTAGACAATATCGGCGCCGAGCGGCTGCTGGGCGAGGGCGATATGCTTTTCATGCCCCCGGGTACTGCCAAATTGCGCCGCCTGCATGGCCCCTTCGTTTCCGAGAATGAAATTCGCAAGGTTACCGACTACCTGCGTCGTCAGGGTTCTCCGACCTATCAGATGGAGATTCTAGAGACCGCGCGTGATGATGCCGAAGCCGTCGAGGAGGGGTACGAGCGCGACCCGATGTACGACGAAGCGGTGAGAATCGTGACCGAGACCAACCAAGCCTCAATCTCCATGATCCAGCGCCGCCTGCGAGTGGGCTACAACCGCGCCGCGCGAATGGTGGAGCAGATGGAGCGCGAAGGCCTGGTTGCGCCCGCCGACGGTGCCCGTCCACGGGAGGTGCGCATTGGCAGCCATCGCGGCAGTTAG
- a CDS encoding ribonuclease J, whose translation MASLTQTDSCVRLVALGGLGEIGLNLMVVESGGEALIIDAGVTFPEQRLLGADLLVPDLTYLAQTKPLAVVLTHGHDDHVGALPYLLQHYRVPVYGSDLALAVARQRLLERGAAGTWDLRQLQAGQRIAIGPFTVEAIRVTHSTPDALALAIDTPVGLIVHTGDFKIDETPVDGQVTDLQRLGELGAQGVTLMLSDSTNAERPGRTPSESTIKPVLRELMATAHGKVLLSAFSSHLHRFRQFIEVCQEQGRAVALLGRRVGESARLGMALGHLKVPRGVLIEERELLAHAARPVGLLASGSQAEPLSAMVKIATGIHPRVRLNREDVVILSSRFIPGNERLIHRLIDNLFRQGAEVFYEGVAPVHVSGHAGADELTQMIDTVRPRYFVPVHGEYRHLKRHIALAAGAGIKPENCFLLQNGEPLELRSGSVRRAAKIPVGRLFSDGSSLEPEELLRERERLAFAGVVTAAVVLEEGSGELLLGPELLARGFLADDQATLHLRRATEKVRQALADRLPRRRGVNETKDAINRALRSYFAQEVGHQPVVMPWVVEL comes from the coding sequence GTGGCGAGTCTGACGCAAACCGACAGCTGTGTAAGGCTGGTCGCCCTGGGTGGCCTGGGCGAGATTGGCCTCAATCTGATGGTTGTGGAAAGTGGCGGCGAGGCACTCATTATAGATGCCGGCGTGACTTTCCCCGAGCAACGGTTATTGGGCGCCGATCTGCTAGTGCCCGATCTCACCTATTTGGCGCAAACCAAGCCGCTGGCCGTGGTCTTGACCCATGGCCACGACGACCATGTCGGGGCGCTGCCCTACCTCCTGCAGCACTACCGCGTGCCGGTCTATGGCAGCGATCTTGCCTTGGCGGTCGCGCGCCAGCGTCTACTGGAGCGCGGCGCCGCTGGCACCTGGGACTTGCGCCAGCTCCAGGCCGGACAGCGCATCGCGATTGGCCCCTTTACGGTCGAGGCGATTAGGGTTACCCACTCTACGCCCGATGCTCTAGCACTGGCGATCGATACTCCAGTTGGCCTGATCGTACATACCGGTGATTTCAAAATTGACGAGACCCCGGTAGATGGTCAGGTGACCGATCTTCAGCGGCTGGGCGAGCTGGGTGCGCAAGGCGTGACGCTGATGCTGTCGGATTCGACCAACGCCGAACGGCCCGGGCGCACCCCCTCCGAGAGCACCATCAAGCCGGTGTTGCGCGAATTGATGGCCACCGCGCACGGCAAGGTGTTGCTGTCGGCCTTTTCCTCCCACCTCCATCGCTTCCGTCAGTTTATCGAGGTCTGCCAGGAGCAGGGGCGAGCGGTTGCCTTGTTGGGCCGGCGGGTGGGTGAGAGCGCGCGGTTGGGAATGGCGCTGGGCCACCTCAAGGTGCCGCGCGGAGTCCTGATCGAGGAGCGCGAGCTTTTGGCTCACGCCGCCCGCCCGGTGGGACTACTGGCCTCCGGCAGTCAAGCCGAGCCGCTCTCGGCGATGGTCAAGATCGCCACCGGAATTCATCCCCGCGTGCGGCTTAATCGGGAAGATGTGGTAATCCTTTCCTCGCGCTTTATCCCCGGCAACGAACGGCTCATTCATCGCCTGATCGATAACCTTTTTCGCCAGGGAGCCGAGGTGTTTTACGAGGGCGTGGCACCAGTGCATGTGTCCGGACATGCCGGCGCGGACGAACTTACCCAGATGATTGACACCGTGCGGCCGCGCTACTTCGTTCCAGTCCATGGCGAGTACCGCCATCTCAAACGGCATATTGCGCTGGCTGCGGGTGCGGGTATCAAGCCCGAAAACTGCTTTCTGTTGCAAAATGGCGAACCGTTGGAATTGCGCTCCGGATCGGTGCGTCGCGCTGCCAAAATACCGGTTGGGCGCCTGTTCAGCGACGGCAGCAGCTTGGAGCCCGAGGAGCTGCTGCGTGAGCGCGAGCGGTTGGCGTTTGCGGGCGTGGTTACCGCCGCGGTGGTGCTAGAAGAAGGTAGCGGCGAATTGCTGCTGGGGCCCGAGCTGTTGGCTCGCGGCTTCCTGGCCGACGATCAAGCCACGCTCCATCTGCGTCGCGCCACTGAGAAGGTGCGCCAAGCCCTGGCGGATAGGCTACCCCGCCGACGCGGTGTCAACGAGACCAAAGATGCCATCAACCGCGCCCTGCGCTCCTATTTCGCCCAAGAGGTGGGACACCAGCCGGTTGTCATGCCGTGGGTGGTCGAGTTATAA
- a CDS encoding single-stranded DNA-binding protein codes for MSVNKAILVGNLGKDPEVRYLPSGQAVASFSLATSDNYTDRGGTRQERTEWHNIVVFGKQAELASQYLKKGRQVYIEGRISNRQYEAKDGSGKRYRSEIIAQRIQFLGGRAGGSSAVEDPGDMGADLPPPLTGGGDDEDIPF; via the coding sequence ATGTCGGTCAATAAAGCCATCCTAGTGGGTAATTTGGGCAAAGACCCCGAGGTTCGCTACCTGCCTTCGGGCCAAGCGGTGGCCAGTTTTTCGCTTGCCACCAGCGACAATTATACCGACCGCGGCGGCACGCGGCAGGAACGAACCGAATGGCACAACATTGTGGTTTTCGGCAAACAAGCGGAGCTGGCTAGCCAATACCTCAAGAAAGGGCGCCAAGTCTATATCGAGGGGCGCATCTCCAATCGCCAGTACGAAGCCAAGGACGGCAGCGGTAAGCGCTATCGCAGCGAAATTATCGCCCAGCGCATCCAGTTTCTGGGCGGGCGCGCGGGCGGTTCAAGTGCGGTAGAGGACCCTGGCGATATGGGTGCCGATCTCCCGCCCCCTCTCACGGGTGGTGGTGACGATGAGGATATCCCCTTTTAA
- a CDS encoding response regulator → MTFLFRTKGEEERLPGTTFSSSRRHNSHPDALSRRAGVGQILIVEDDRDTREAISQILTEEGFKVAQAANGLEALRYLRQERNVGLILLDLMMPVMDGLQFRSLQARDPALASIPVIALTALDAPYPAELCDITVVRKPIDMARLLVLIHARANATLWRGA, encoded by the coding sequence ATGACTTTTTTATTTCGGACTAAAGGTGAGGAGGAACGCTTACCAGGAACAACGTTTTCCAGTTCTCGTCGCCACAACAGCCATCCCGACGCGCTATCCAGGCGTGCCGGGGTAGGACAGATTCTAATCGTTGAAGACGATCGTGACACCCGCGAGGCGATTTCGCAGATCCTGACCGAAGAAGGTTTCAAGGTGGCACAGGCTGCCAACGGTCTGGAAGCGCTGCGCTATTTACGCCAGGAGCGCAATGTTGGGTTGATTTTGCTCGACCTGATGATGCCGGTCATGGATGGATTGCAGTTTCGCTCATTGCAAGCTCGCGATCCTGCGTTGGCCTCGATCCCTGTGATCGCGTTGACGGCGCTGGACGCGCCCTATCCGGCGGAACTTTGCGACATTACGGTGGTGCGCAAGCCGATCGATATGGCGCGCTTGCTGGTTCTGATCCATGCCCGTGCCAATGCCACTCTGTGGCGTGGTGCCTAG
- a CDS encoding DUF309 domain-containing protein has translation MNDDDAVELWFQRGLELFNQQAFFASHEVWEQAWKNSQGQYRECCQGLIQLAAALLHARRHNWRGAQGLWTKAEEKLCRLPPDYHGLALEDLRRDATAFFAAYREGLKIPPVPQLHWKRV, from the coding sequence ATGAACGACGACGACGCGGTGGAGCTATGGTTCCAACGTGGTTTGGAACTGTTCAATCAGCAAGCTTTTTTTGCCAGTCACGAGGTCTGGGAGCAGGCCTGGAAAAATTCCCAAGGTCAGTACCGCGAGTGCTGCCAGGGCTTGATCCAGCTTGCCGCCGCGCTGCTGCATGCGCGACGCCACAACTGGCGGGGCGCCCAGGGGTTATGGACCAAGGCGGAAGAGAAGCTGTGCCGCTTGCCGCCCGACTACCATGGCCTGGCGCTGGAGGACTTGCGGCGGGACGCCACCGCCTTCTTTGCCGCCTATCGCGAGGGTTTGAAGATACCCCCCGTACCGCAATTGCATTGGAAGCGGGTCTAG